GCTTGACGTCCGCGGCAGTGTAGTTCGCCATCGTAGGGCGAGCCTCCTCGTGGTTACCTGTCGTAGATGGTGTCTGCTCGGATACAGCCGGATCAGCTGTGCGCCATCGGTTCGGGCGATTGCGCGGTCTCGGCCATCGCATCGTCGACCGGCGGCTCGACGGTGTCGGTGCCGGCCGCGTCGGCGCTGGTCGCGGCCTGCGTCAGCAGCTCCTGCTCCCACTCGGCGAGCGGCTCCACACCGCCCTCGGGCTTGTCGTCGCCGGCCGAAGCACCGGCCCGGGCCTGCACCCCCTCGGCGACCGCGGAGGCCACCACCTTGGTCAACAAGGCGGCCGACCGGATCGCGTCGTCGTTGCCCGGGATCGGGTAGTCGACCAGGTCCGGGTCGCAGTTGGTGTCGAGGATCGCGATCACCGGAATGTTCAGCTTGCGTGCCTCACCGACCGCGATGTGCTCCTTGTTGGTGTCGACGACCCAGATCGCCGACGGCACCTTCGCCATGTCCCGGATACCTCCGAGGGTGCGGTCCAGCTTGTTCATCTCACGCGTGAGCATGAGAATTTCCTTCTTGGTGCGCCCCTCGAAGCCACCGGTCTGCTCCATCGACTCCAGCTCCTTGAGCCGCTGCAGCCGCTTGTGCACGGTGGAGAAGTTGGTGAGCATTCCGCCCAGCCAGCGCTGATTCACATACGGCATGCCGACCCGGGTGGCCTCGGCCGCGATCGACTCCTGCGCCTGCTTCTTGGTACCGACGAACAACACGGTGCCCCCGTGCGCGACGGTCTCCTTGACGAACTCGTAGGCCTTGTCGATGTAGGTCAGCGTCTGCTGCAGGTCGATGATGTAGATGCCGTTGCGGTCGGTGAAGATGAACCGCTTCATCTTCGGGTTCCAACGGCGGGTCTGATGCCCGAAGTGCGCGCCGCTGTCGAGCAGCTGCTTCATGGTTACAACAGCCATAGCTGTATCGATCTCTTTCTGTTGCCGGTTGCCGCAGGGATGACCGGTCGGTTTCCCTGCCCTGGCGCCCGTCTGCCGCCCACCCGCCCGGAGGCAGGACCTGCAACGGCAATTCA
Above is a genomic segment from Skermania piniformis containing:
- the rpsB gene encoding 30S ribosomal protein S2, with protein sequence MAVVTMKQLLDSGAHFGHQTRRWNPKMKRFIFTDRNGIYIIDLQQTLTYIDKAYEFVKETVAHGGTVLFVGTKKQAQESIAAEATRVGMPYVNQRWLGGMLTNFSTVHKRLQRLKELESMEQTGGFEGRTKKEILMLTREMNKLDRTLGGIRDMAKVPSAIWVVDTNKEHIAVGEARKLNIPVIAILDTNCDPDLVDYPIPGNDDAIRSAALLTKVVASAVAEGVQARAGASAGDDKPEGGVEPLAEWEQELLTQAATSADAAGTDTVEPPVDDAMAETAQSPEPMAHS